The Chthoniobacterales bacterium nucleotide sequence GAAACCGGCGGCGTCAGCAGCGTGGAGACGACCTGATGCTGCTCCGCCGTCATAGGCCGGGCGGAGGAAACAATCGGGCGTTCCTTTTCGGGGAAAATCGCGGCGCGCAGCTGAGGTTCCAGGTCGGCTTCGCAATCGGCAAGCTGACGTTGCAAATGGTCGTTGGAAAACTCGACGGTCACGAATTGATGATGATCGCGCGCCTGGCGCGAAGCCCGGAGCGGTTCGTCGGCGACCGCATAATAACCGGCACTGCTGGAAACGTAATCGGCCTCACGGCCCACGGCGCCACGTCCGGCGACGTTGAGACAAAACTCGAGGCTGCGCGGACGGAAGCTCTGGCCCCAATCGAGCGAGCGCTCGGTCCGGAAATCGTGCCACTGGAGGCTTACCCCCAGCCGGTCGAAATCGCCCCAGAGCTGGCGCCATCCCTGGGGGACGTCGCGCCACGCGATAGCTTCGTCGTTGCAAACCATGTGGGCCGACTTTACGGGCGCGGGGGGCGCGAATGCAAGTCGGGTTTGGCCTCCGGGAGCACAATGCGGTAATCGTTGCGGCTCCGATCAGGCATGAAATCGCCTTATTGATAACGTGACAAAACAATCCTGGCCGGGAACGAATATCAAGAACTTGACACCGGACGTAGTCCGATCAGTCTAAACGAAAGGAATTCCCCTTGGCTGCGGATAAGACGATCGTTAGCGCGAAGATTCATCCCGGAATCGGTGTGGCGCGGGTGGGAAACAGCAAATCAGAATTTTTCGTGGGCCCGGAAGTTCCCCATCCGACCCCGGCTCCGCTCGACTATTACAAAGACGCCACAGGTGCGCTGAAACGTCAGGCCGCGAAATTTCGCATTTATGGCTACAATGCTGCCGGCGAAGTGATCGGCGAATTAAACGCTTCCAACGCCGAGATCGTGTGGACAGTTCACGTCGCCAACAAGAAGGCGGCCTGGTTCAACTTCGAAACGGCGATGGATATCCCCGAGGCTACGGCTTGTGTCCTGCGAAATGCCGGCGTGGTCGGAGAAAAGCGGAGCCAGTTAATCATCGATCCGGGCCCGCGATCAATTAAAGGAGAAAAGGGCGCCCCGGCGCAGAAGTTCGACACCGGCGAATTTTTTGGGACGAAGGTTTACCTAGGCGAGTTGACCACCGATGAGCTAGGAAATCTGATTTTCCTCGGCGGGAGGGGCGAGTCCAACAGTCCGTTCCCAAATAATCCGCCTTATACGTTCGCCAATAATGACGGCTGGCATGACGACACCTCCGATGGGCCGGTTTCCGCGGAGGTTCGCGTCAAGGGCAAGTCAATCCCGGTGGATCCCGCCTGGGTCGTGACCGCGCCCCCTAATTACGCGCCGGAAATTGTCTCAGTCCAAACGATGTACGACTTGCTCTACGACACCTACCAGAAGGTTTGGATCAAGCCGGTCACCAAGCCCTCGTTCACCGAGCACATCTTTCCGATCTTGCAGCAGTTCTGTGATGCCCAATGGGTGAATTATGGCTTTCACGTTCAATTCGGCTGGCGATCACCCTACGATTTTCTGCAACCGGATTACTTCGACAAGCTCCATCGAGTGGTGTCGAACGATGGGCTGCCTGATTTGTTTCATGAAGTGCGGTTGCAATTGTTTAACATCTTCCGCGACCCGGCGTCTTCCGCTTTGAACGTTCTGGCCTGGCCCCAAATGTACGGGGATGCAGTGACAATTCCCGCCACTGGGCCGCGGTCTTTGCTGGCCCTGACCACGACCCAGTACCAATTCCTCCGACTCTGGGCCAGTGGCCAATTTGAGGATGATTGGCCCGCCGGTGGACCAAAATATCCCGGGAAGCTGGCTGAGGTCGAGCTGAGGGACCGGCCGGCGACGCTGGATAAAGCGGCTTTGTGGTTTTGTTTGGGAGGCCCGTTCCATCCTGGATGCGAAATGACTTGGCCGATGAGACGGAGGACAATGTACTACGCGCCGTTTCGAGTTCGGCCCCGGGCCCCAAATCAATCCGAACCAGATTATGGCACGACCTTGACGCCGGAGGTGGCCACGGGAGAGTTTGGCCCACTCTACGCGAACGGCCCGGGGGATCTCACGCGCTGGATGGCGGTGCCGTGGCAGACGGACACGGCAAGCTGCCGGGCCGGATACGAGTCTGGCTACGATCCGTTTATCCCGACATTCTGGCCCGCACGCGTTCCCAATCATGTCCTGACGGAGGAGGCTTACCAGCAGGTGATGAATAAGAAGCTGCCGCTGGAAAAACGTGTGCTGGCTTTCAACACGCGCGCGGTCTGGTACCGATTTCTGCTGGGAGGGACGCTGGCTCAGATCAAACAGATGATTTCCGATTTCGGAAAGCTCGGGGTGGTGGAGCGGCGGGCGGGGCCGAAGGACAAGCTCCCAGTTTTTCCACCCGACCTCTACGTCGAGTCTCAGACGGGATTTGCCCAAACAGTTTCGGCCGCCAGGAATCTGCGCGTGGGCCCGGCCGAGAAGGTCACCCGCCAGCAGAACCGACGAGCGCTTGCCGAGCGGGCTGAGGGAGCGATGCCCAGGGGGATCGAGGATTTTGCGAACCTCGCAAATCGCGCGAAATGGAAGACACCGGCGGACAGCCTCTGACTTCGCGAACGAGACGGCGCAGGCCCGGGAGATGCGTAGGCCCTTTGGTAGCTAGTCACTAATATGGCGCTGCCGCGCCGTATGTTTGATACGATTGTCGTGGGGGGCGGGCCAGCCGGTTCGGTGACGGCACTTGTCCTGGCCAGGGCCGGTGAGCGGGTCTTGTTACTTGAAGCAAAGTCCTGCCTCTCGTTTAAGGTTGGGGAGAGCTTGCCTCCGGCGATAAAGCCGCTTCTTCGTGATCTCGGCCTTTGGGATTCATTTGTCGCGGATGGCCATCTGGCTTGCTACGGGAATCAATCGGCGTGGAGCAGCTCGACGCTCCGGTCGACTGAGTTCATCAAAGATCCGCATGGTCACGGATGGCATCTCGACCGCCCTAGATTTGACGCAACGCTCAGGAACGCGGCCCGGCACGCCGGCGTGTGCGTCCATGAAGAATCCAAGGTGGTGGAGGTGCGACGAGCCAGGAAGACATTTGAGGTGGAACTTGGGGCACACGGCAACGTGCGCGGCCGCTGGCTGGCCGATTGCACCGGACGCCTCAGCCTTGTGGCGCGCCAACAAGGTGTCCGCCGGGTCAAACACGACAGCCTGGTCGCATTCGTTACTCTCTTCGCGACAAGGACGACCGAAAGCGAATTCGATTCAGACTCGGCTACGCTCGTTGAGTCCGCGCCTGAAGGCTGGTGGTATACCGCCCTGCTCCCATCCCGCAAAAGAGTTGTCGTTTACCATACCGATGCCGGCACCAGTTCCTCTTCCCTGGCCCGCACCATCTGCGGATATCGATCGCTCTTGCACCGGACGAAACACATCCGCGCGAAAATCTCTCGTCACGGTTATGTGTTCCCGGGCCGACCGAAAGCCGCCGCGGCCAATAGCGCCCGGCTGGAAAAATTTCACGGAGATGATTGGATCGCGGCGGGCGATTCGGCCCTGTCGTTCGACCCCCTGTCCTCGCAGGGAATCCTGACCGCCATCTACGCTGGGCTCAAGGCCGGTCAGACGCTCATTGCACGCAAGGCCGGAGATGAAGGCGCGCTCGGCCGGTACGGCGAGCGGATGGAGTCAATCTACGCCGCCTACCTCGCTCAGCGACACTCATTCTACGGTTATGAACAGCGATGGAGCGGAAAGGATTTTTGGAAAAGGCGCCACGACGGAACACTCCCGAAGTGACCTGTTCATCACCGGGGCGGCCCGCGAAAATGCACGTCAGGTTTGACCTCTAGGAGCGCGGCACGATCCCAATGGCCGAGCGTCGAGGCCGCGTCGTACGCGCCGCGGGCAAAATCGAGCAGCGCCTGATCGGGCTCTGCAGCCTGCCGGACAGCCTCGTAGGGAAGGACGAATTCCTTGAGTTGCGCGTTAAAGCTCGCGGCCGCGGGTTTCACTTTCGCATCAGAAAATCCGCTGGGTTCCGGGTAGGCGTAGGAATAAAAAATCGGATCAGGCATGGCTTCATTTCCCGGCCAGAACCCGAGGCTGCTTACTTCGTGCGAATAAGCCTCGCGCGTGATGGCGTCCGGCAAATGCGGGACGCCGCCGGGATGCTGGGGCGCGCGGCGGCCGGAGAACCGGGTGACGGCCAGGTCGAAGCTCCCCCAGAAAAAATGGACCGGGCTACATTTGCCGCAGAACTCCGCGCGAAATTCCTTAAAGACCCGGTCGCTCTGGAGAAGGACGCGCCAGAAGCGGTTCGCGTATTCCGCGTCGTAAGCGGCGTCCGTTTCGTTTTTCTCGAACGGGACCGCGGGGTCCACTTCATTCGGAGTGGTGTTGATCTCGACCGGCATTTCAAGATCGGCCAACGCGTTCATAACCTCACGATAAAACGCCGCGACTGAGAGCGGTCTCAACTTGATGACCCGAATTTCGCCGCCGCTGGTCAGGATTCGCAGTTGGTGGTCGATGAAATCGAAACGGATTTCAAATGTCGTCGTTCCGTGTGGGATCGGCGATGTCGTTAAGCCGCGCGAGGTAAGATAGAGGGTGACGTGCCAGGAATGATTCGTCCAGGGGGTGAGCGCGAGCCGGATCTTCCCGACGATCTGCGTCCACATGTGAAGAGTCCTGGCGGTCTCCTTCCACTCCGGGAGGGGAAGCGAAGGCCAGAGAGTTTCCGACGAGGCCACGAATTTTACCGGTTGAAGAAATCCACGAAGGAACGCCGGACCTTGTGAAATATTCGGGTCGCGTCGTGAGTTGTGCGGCGGAACATTCTCTTCACATCTTTCAATACGATGTTCTCGTCGGAATTTTCGTCCTCGTCCTGAACCTGATCATCCTCCGCCGGCGGCGGATTGTCGGCGGTGTCCGGGTTCACTTCCACCTGCTCCATGTTCCGGCCCTGATACATTCCCTCGACGCGGGTTACCCGGCCGTCGCTGGCGCGAATGTGGATCGTGCCCACCGGCCGGTTCCTCCGGTCGGCCAGGGCCACGACCCAGATCGGGTTTCCGCGATCGTCGGTCCGCAGCGTGTAACTGGTAAGCGAGAAGGTGACGTGCGATGTCTCCGCGGTATGGGCCGCAACCGAATACGCGCCGGTGGAATCAAGATTCAACTTCGAGGTGTTGATCGTCGCGCCCTGGGTGGAACCGACGACCGAGCGGTTCGGCACGCGCTGCGAGACGACGCGATTGTCTTCCACCACGATCTCGCGCACGCCGTTAGCCGCGTTCTTGTCCTCGACCAAAATCTTCCAGGACCGCGGTTGGGGATCGCCCTCCACGCCGTTGACCGAGACGACGCGATTAACCAGCCCGCGATTGAGCTGCGTGCCGATGACTCGCAACGCCTCGTAGGCGCTCGGGCTTTCCTGGGCCAAAACCGGTCCGGTCGCGAGGAGCAATGCGAGCAGCAATTTCCACATGACGAAAGAGAGCTATGCTTGCGCCGGCTGTCCACCGGGTTTTCGGTAGGGAGTTTGAATAGGCGGCGGCATAGGTTCAGCGTTCACGCGGGTTAATGAAAAAAACGAAGGTCGAATTTTCCAGCCACACCGGCAATCTGGCGCCGATGCGAAAATTCGTGCGCGGATTCCTGGACGCGTATCCGTTTTCCGAAAAGGAACGCATGCTCATGGTGCTGGGAGTAGACGAAGCCTGCACCAATATTATTCGGCACGCTTATCAATTGCGGGACGATCAATTGATCTCGCTCTCCCTGGAAGGATTGCGCCATTGCATTCGAATGCGGTTGCGCGATTACGGGAAGCAAACCGAGGTCCATACCATGAAAGGCCGGGCGCACGATCTGATTCGACCGGGCGGTTTGGGCCTGCACCTGATCCGGAACGCGTTCGACAAGGTGGATTACATTTTGAAGGCGCGGGGGACGGAGCTGGTGATGACGAAGAATCTGGGGAGGGCGGCGTGAGGGTCGTGTCCCCCGTCTTCTGTAGCCGCTTCGCTGTGCGAAGCGAGACGCCGCTCACCGTCGATCTTGCGTCGCCCGCAGGGCGACGGCTACAGAAAAAGCTCTGAAACCATGAAACCGCCTGAAACCGATCCCGCTTTCGAGATTTCGCTGCGGCCGCCGATGTTCAGCGAATTCACCGGCCAGGTGAAGGTTTGCGAGCGCCTGGAACTCCTGGTCGAAGCCGCGAAAAAGCGGGGCGACGTTCTCGAGCACATCCTGCTCAGCGGACCGCCCGGTCTCGGGAAAACCACGCTGGCGAACATCATCGCGAACGCCATGGGGGTCAGCGTGAAAAACACGAGCGGGCCGGTGATCGAAAAGGCCGGAGAGCTGGCCGGTCTTTTGACGAGCCTCGAAAAAGGCGACGTCCTGTTCATCGACGAGATCCATCGGCTTCAGCCAACGATCGAAGAATACCTTTATCCCGCGATGGAGGATTACCGGCTGGACATCATTATCGATCAAGGGCCCCAGGCGCGAAGTCTTCGCCTGCAATTGCCAAAGTTCACCCTGATCGGCGCCACCACCCGCGCGGGGATGGTGAGCGCGCCGTTGCGGTCGCGTTTCGGGATGACGGCGCGGCTCGACTATTATAGCGCGGACGAAATGCATAAGATCATCACGCGCAGCGCCGGGTTGCTCCGCGTGGAAATCGATTCCGCCGGCGCAGCCGAAATCGCCAGCCGCACCCGCGGAACGCCGCGGACCGCCAACAATCTCCTCCGCTGGGTGCGCGACTACGTCCAGGTGAAGGCCGACGGAAAAATCACGGCCGATCTGGCTGACAAAGCGTTGACCATGCTCGAAATCGACCGGGATGGGTTCGATCAGTGGGACAAACGGATCATTGAAACGTTGATCCACAAATTCAACGGCGGGCCGGTGGGATTGAGCTCGCTCGCGGTGGCCGTAGGCGAGGAGGCGGGAACACTCGAGGAAGTGAATGAGCCGTATCTGATTATGGAGGGATATATAAAGCGCACGCCGCAGGGACGGGTGGCGATGCCGAATGCGTACCGGAAGCTAGGGTTGAAAGTGCCGGTGGGGACGCAGGAAGAGTTGTTTGGAAAATGACGAAGAAATGACGAAGCGCCTCCGGCCCTCGCCCTTTTGATCCCGTGGAAAGCGACTTCTTCCAACAAGCGTCCAAGGTCTTCACCGTCGCCGAGCTCACCCGCCAGATCCGCGGGACGCTCGAGACAAAATTTGGCGCAGTCTGGGTGCAGGGAGAAGTCTCTAATCACAAACTGCATCCCTCAGGACATCGCTATTTCACCCTGAAGGACCAGCGCGCGGCCATCTCCTGCGTGATTTTTCGAAATACCCTGCCGCCCGGGGGGCCGCCCATCGCCGATGGCGCGCAGGTCCAGGTTTACGGGAACGTCTCTGTTTTCGAGGCGCGCGGCCAGTATCAGCTTAGCGTGCAAATCCTGCAGACGCGCGGGGCCGGTCTGCTTCAGGCAAAGTTCGAAGCACTCAAGCGCAAGCTGGAAGCGGAAGGCCTTTTTGATTCCGCCCGGAAACGCGCCCTGCCGAAATTCCCAAAACGCATTGGCATCGTCACCTCACCGACCGGCGCGGCGGTTCGCGATATCCTGAATGTGCTGCGCCGGCGGGCGCCAAATGTGGAAGTGCTCATCAGTCCAGTGCGCGTGCAGGGCATCGGCGCGGCGGCGGAAATCGCCACGGCTATTAAGGAGCTAAGCGCGCCGAACACCGCCTGGGCTCCAATAGATTTGATCGTCATTGCGCGTGGCGGCGGCAGCATAGAGGACCTGTGGGAGTTCAATGAGGAAATCGTCGCGCGCGCCATCTTCCACTCCCCTCTCCCGCTCGTGAGTGCGGTCGGTCATGAAATCGATTTCACCATCGGGGATTTTGTCGCCGACCTTCGGGCGCCGACCCCGAGCGCGGCGGCGGAGCTGATTGTGGCCGACGCAGCCGAACTCGCGCGGCGGGTGAACGAGCTGGAGAATTGCCTGAAAAAATATCTGCGCAATTTCCTGCAACAAAGCCTGACGCGTCTGCGTTTTCTCTCCGAGCGGACGCTGGCCCGGGAGCTGACGCAGCGAATGCGCGACACCCAGCAGCAACTGGATCTCACCGCGGAGTCGCTCCGCCGCCGATCAAAACAATTTGTGGCGGACGCGCGGGCGGCCCTTGCCGGGCGCGCGCAGTCTTTGAAGTCGCACGATCCTAAAAGTGAGCTGGCGCTTCGGCGCAGCCACCTGACCGATCTGCATCGGCGTTTTGTCGCCCAGCCACGGCGCTTATGGGAAAGCGCCCAGCAACGCTTCCAGCGCGGCAAAGAAATTCTGCGTGTTCTTGGACCAGAAGCGACGCTTCGCCGCGGCTACAGCATCACCACGAACAGCAAAGGCCAGGTGATTCAAACCGTCGCGGCTGTGCGCGCAAAATCGAAAATTCGCACTCGGGTGGCGGACGGCGAATTTGAGTCGGAAGTTATTGGGCCTCCGGCCCCGCCAAAACCGTAGCGCCGTCACCGGAAACCACGCTTTCCTGGGGAGCGCCGGGGAGAGCCCCAATTTCGGCCTGGAACCTCGCCGGAGTATTCTTATTACCGGCCAGCGTCGCCTGGATTCTTTGGTAAACACCGGTATCGCCGCTCTTCCGAATGACCACAAAACCAGCATCGCCGAAAGGCACCGCCGCCGGGTTAAGAGCGGTATCGTAAACGTAGTTCGAGCTGGCAGCGAAAACCGTGTTGGACGGATCGGTGCTCTTCACTTTGTAAACCTTGAGAGCGCACCTGCCGGAAAGAGTGACTACGGCCTGCGGGCCGCCCGTGCTGTGCACGATGCAATTCGCCCCTGGCGCGCTCAGCATTTCCTGAAGATCTTCTGCCTTCAGATACCCCTTTTGGACCAGTTTAGTGCAGTAGCCCGCCAGATCGATGGCCGGATAATCTCCCGGCCAGGCCGAATCTGCGTCGCCGTTGGCGGCCCCATCGGTCGCCATATGAAAGCCGGCAAGATAGAAGGTGCGAGCATTCTTCATCGTCCGCGTCATCTCTCTTTTGGTGATGGCGTGTCTGATGGTTGGCCAGGCCAGAACGCCGAGCAGGCCGACCACCAGGATCACGACCAACAAGCGAAGCCAGGTAAAACCCGAGGAGGGCCTTCCTGTAGCCGGGGTCGTTGATCCCGGCCTTCGTCGTGCTGGTAACGAACAAGCAGATCTAAGGCGTATTCGGCAACAAGAGAGCGTTCCCAGTGGGAGAGATCCAGGTCGAGCCATTCGCCGCGAAAATATCTGTGTTCGTGCTGCCACCGGTCGGTCCTTCTACTGTGGCCGTTCCGGCCGCTGCATTAACTTTGCACGATTCGACAGTCCCGCTCTGATCGCAACGAATAACGATCGCCTTTTTGCCCTTCCAAACGCCGCCCTTCTGGGTTTGATCGGTCTTATAAACGGCGCTGGCTCCGCCGCTGAAGGGAGCGTCCGCGATCAGCGGAAAGCTCGGAGGCGAAGTCTCCGTCATGCCCAATTCGTAGGCGAAATTGTTAGTCCCGGCTTCGCAGCGGTCGGCCGGCAGAGTCGTTTTTTCATCCGCGACCGACGGCGACCAGGCCGATCTGCCAAGGTAAAATAACTTTTCCGTCGGCAGATAATTCGGAATCAAAAGGGCGAAGGCCTGGTTCGAATTGCTGGCAGCCGTCAACGGCGCCGGCGGGTCGACGGTGCCATCCTTGTCCGGATATTTTCCATCGTTGTCAGCGGCGTAGAGTTTACAGGCGAGCGCAATTTGCTTGGCGTTCGAGAGGTCTTTCGTTTGAGCGCCACGCTCCTGGACGGTGCTATAGACGGGAAGCGCGATGCTGGCGAGAACTGCGATAATCGCGATGACAACCAGCAGTTCGATGAGGGTGAAGGCGGGGGATGAGTCGGGGGATGGGTAGTATGGTTTCATTGTCTGGGGAGGACTGCCGGGAGAATGGCAAAAGCCACCGCCTTGGGTCAAGCGTCAATCTGCGACGCTCTACTTCTCGAGTTTGAACGCCACCACGGCGAGCGGCGGCAGGCTAATCATCAGGGAATGCGTCCGGCCCTGCCAGGGATAATCCTCCGCCTCGAAGCCGCCCATATTGCCGACATTGCCGCCCCCATATGTCTCCGCGTCGGTGTTGATGATTTCGCGATAGAAACCGCCGCCCGGAACGCCGAGGCGATAACCCTGCCGCACGACCGGCGTCGCGTTCACGGCGAAAACGATCACGTCCTCTTCGCGAGACCGCCGGAGAAACGCCACGACGCTGTTATCGGCATCGTGAAAATCGACCCACTCAAAGCCTTCGTGGGTGTCGTCGAGATCCCAGAGAGCGGGCTCGCTTTTATAAACATAGTTGAGGTGTTGCACCAGCCGGCGCAAACCGTCGTGCAGCGGCAGCTCCATCAAATCCCAATCGAGCTCGCGATCGTGATTCCACTCCCGCCGCTGCCCAAACTCGCCTCCCATGAACAGCAGCTTTTTCCCCGGATGCCCATACATCCAGGCGTAGAACATCCGCAGATTGGCGAACTGCTGCCACTCATCGCCCGGCATTTTGTTGATGAGGGAGCGCTTGCCGTGGACCACTTCATCGTGACTGAGCACGAGAATGAAATGCTCCTGGAACGCATACATCAACGAGAAGGTGATGCTGTTGTGATGGAAGCGGCGGAAGATCGGATCCAGCGCCATGTAGTGGAGGAAGTCATGCATCCAGCCCATGTTCCATTTGAAATTGAAACCGAGGCCGCCCAAATGGGTCGGACGCGAAACGCCGGGCCAGGCGGTTGATTCCTCGGCGATGGTCATGACGCCGGGGAAACGCTCGCCACAGACTTCGTTGAAGCGCTTGAGGAAAAAAACCGCTTCCAGGTTTTCGCGGCCGCCAAACGCGTTCGGGACCCATTCGCCCGCCTTGCGTGAGTAATCGAGATAAAGCATCGACGCCACCGCATCCACCCGCAGACCATCAATGTGGTATTTGTCGAGCCAGAAAAGAGCGTTCCCGATGAGGAAATTGCGGACCTCGTTGCGGCCGAAATTAAAAATCAACGTCCCCCAATCCTGATGCTCTCCCTGGCGCGGATCCGCGTGCTCGTAAAGATCGGTCCCGTCGAATTCCGCGAGGCCATGGGCGTCCTTTGGAAAATGGGCCGGGACCCAATCCATGATGACCCCAATCCCGGCCTGATGACACCGGTCGACGAACTGACGGAACTCGTCGGGCGACCCGAGCCGGCTGGTGGGCGCGAAATAATTGGTGACCTGATATCCCCACGAGCCTTCGAAGGGATGTTCCGCGACCGGCATCAGCTCGATGTGGGTGTAACCCATCTCGATCACGTACGGGATCAGCGTGTCGGCTAACTCGAGGTAACTCAAAGACCGCTTGGCTCCATCAGATTTGCGCCGCCAGGAACCGAGATGAACCTCGTAGATGCTGAGGGCGCTGGTGTGCATGCGCCGCTCTTGACGCGATTCAATCCAAGCAGCGTCGCCCCATTTGTAACGCTCCAGATCGTAAACCATCGAGGCGGTCTGGATTCCGTGCTGGCTGAAAAGGCCGAACGGGTCGCTCTTGATCAACAAGGCGCCGGCCAGCGTCCTGATCTCAAATTTGTAATGCACGCCTTCGCCGGCGTCGGGCAAAAATATTTCCCAAACTCCGCTTCCGATCAGTCGCCGCATCGGATTAGTGCGGCCATTCCAGAGGTTGAAATCGCCCACCACGCTGACCCGCTGAGCGTTCGGCGCCCAGACGGCAAAGTAAACGCCCTTCACTTCTCCGATCGTGCGCAGGTGAGCGCCGAATTTTTCGTAGATCTGCAAATGGTTTCCCTCGGAGAAAAGATGCAGATCGATCTCGCCCATGATCGGTCCATAGCGGTAGGGATCGTGCACGACGGCGGTCGAGCCATCCGCTTTGGTCAGGTGAATTTCGTATTCAACATCGCGATCCAGACCGGGAAGGACTGCCTGGAAAAATCCTTCGCGACTCAGCTGCTGGGCGGGAATGCGTTGCGGCTCTTTTCCGGGGAGGACCACGGTGACTTCCTTGGCATCGGGACGGAAAATGCGGACCGCGAGATCGTCCCCGACTTGATGCGGGCCCAGCAGCCGGAAGGGATCGGGGTGCGCGCCTGCCAGAAAGAGATTGAGCTCGTCGACAGGAAAGCCGGTTATTTCAAAGGATCTCATGCGCGAAACATCAATGTTAAAGCTTCCGGGAAAGATGTCGTGCGCGGATTTCCAGGCGGATGCAAAAATCCGGCGGTTATTTATAGATCCAGAGGAGGGCCGCGGGCAGCGCGATTCCTGCGAACAAACAAACCGTGGCCACCATCGGGCGCTGACTGAACCGGTAGGCCATGACGATGCCGATCACAGAAGTCGCCACCAAACCGGCGCCGGCGGCGAGCATGAAATAGCGCAACGGCGTCGGCTCCCGCCCCGGCGTGCCGGGAATATGGGCATCCTTATGAATGAAGGAGAGAGCGGCGAGAGCGGGCGGCGCGATGTAGGTCTTGTCCTTCGTCGACTGATGCCAATTGAACAGCTGCCACGAACCGGTGACGGCGAAGAAAATCAAAATCGGCGCGAAAAGACAGCCCAGATAGAGATGAAGCGAGCGCAGCGATTTCATGTTCCGGTTCGAGATATCACAGTTGCTCCGTGTTCCCAAACCCTGTTTGGGAATGCGACTTTCCGTTTCCATTGCGGGCGGAGCCGTCGCATAGTTGGCCTGCATGGAATCGCCGACGAACGACGCTGCTGCCGAACTGCTTCAAACCTACACGGAAGGGGGCGGCATCAATTATCTCGATGCCGCGGCGACGTTGCCCTCCCGCCCGGCCATTGAAGAGGCCTGCGTCGGCCTGATGAGCTTGATGTTCCCCGGCTTCCATGGGGAGCCGCTGGTCGATTCGAGCGATCTGCCCGATGTCACCCGGAGCCGGATCCGCCGGCTCCACGCGCGGATGAAGCCTGAGATTTCCAAGAGCTTCAACAAACTCGACCGGGACACGGCCGATTCCAAGGCGGATGAGATTCTGAGATGGTTCATGTCCGAGCTTGGCCAACTGCGCCAGGTCTTATGGACCGATGTCGATGCGGCTTACGAAGGCGATCCGGCGGCGACGAGCTACGAAGAAGTGATCGTCGCCTATCCGGCCATCGAAGCGATCGCCATCCAGCGCATGGCGCATCTTCTTTACGAAAAAAAAGTGCCGCTGATTCCGCGGCTCATGACCGAATGGGCCCACACCCGGACCGGAATCGATATTCATCCCGGCGCCCGGATCGGACCGCATTTTTTCATCGACCACGGCACCGGTGTGGTGGTGGGCGAGACCTGTGAGATCGGGGCGCGGGTGAAGTTGTATCACGCGGTGACCCTGGGCGCGCGCAGCTTCCTCAAAGACGAGCATGGCAAAATCAAGAAAGGCGGGAAACGCCATCCGACTTTGGAAGACGACGTGACCATTTATCCAAACT carries:
- the xseA gene encoding exodeoxyribonuclease VII large subunit, whose protein sequence is MESDFFQQASKVFTVAELTRQIRGTLETKFGAVWVQGEVSNHKLHPSGHRYFTLKDQRAAISCVIFRNTLPPGGPPIADGAQVQVYGNVSVFEARGQYQLSVQILQTRGAGLLQAKFEALKRKLEAEGLFDSARKRALPKFPKRIGIVTSPTGAAVRDILNVLRRRAPNVEVLISPVRVQGIGAAAEIATAIKELSAPNTAWAPIDLIVIARGGGSIEDLWEFNEEIVARAIFHSPLPLVSAVGHEIDFTIGDFVADLRAPTPSAAAELIVADAAELARRVNELENCLKKYLRNFLQQSLTRLRFLSERTLARELTQRMRDTQQQLDLTAESLRRRSKQFVADARAALAGRAQSLKSHDPKSELALRRSHLTDLHRRFVAQPRRLWESAQQRFQRGKEILRVLGPEATLRRGYSITTNSKGQVIQTVAAVRAKSKIRTRVADGEFESEVIGPPAPPKP
- a CDS encoding type II secretion system protein; translated protein: MKPYYPSPDSSPAFTLIELLVVIAIIAVLASIALPVYSTVQERGAQTKDLSNAKQIALACKLYAADNDGKYPDKDGTVDPPAPLTAASNSNQAFALLIPNYLPTEKLFYLGRSAWSPSVADEKTTLPADRCEAGTNNFAYELGMTETSPPSFPLIADAPFSGGASAVYKTDQTQKGGVWKGKKAIVIRCDQSGTVESCKVNAAAGTATVEGPTGGSTNTDIFAANGSTWISPTGNALLLPNTP
- the glgB gene encoding 1,4-alpha-glucan branching protein GlgB → MRSFEITGFPVDELNLFLAGAHPDPFRLLGPHQVGDDLAVRIFRPDAKEVTVVLPGKEPQRIPAQQLSREGFFQAVLPGLDRDVEYEIHLTKADGSTAVVHDPYRYGPIMGEIDLHLFSEGNHLQIYEKFGAHLRTIGEVKGVYFAVWAPNAQRVSVVGDFNLWNGRTNPMRRLIGSGVWEIFLPDAGEGVHYKFEIRTLAGALLIKSDPFGLFSQHGIQTASMVYDLERYKWGDAAWIESRQERRMHTSALSIYEVHLGSWRRKSDGAKRSLSYLELADTLIPYVIEMGYTHIELMPVAEHPFEGSWGYQVTNYFAPTSRLGSPDEFRQFVDRCHQAGIGVIMDWVPAHFPKDAHGLAEFDGTDLYEHADPRQGEHQDWGTLIFNFGRNEVRNFLIGNALFWLDKYHIDGLRVDAVASMLYLDYSRKAGEWVPNAFGGRENLEAVFFLKRFNEVCGERFPGVMTIAEESTAWPGVSRPTHLGGLGFNFKWNMGWMHDFLHYMALDPIFRRFHHNSITFSLMYAFQEHFILVLSHDEVVHGKRSLINKMPGDEWQQFANLRMFYAWMYGHPGKKLLFMGGEFGQRREWNHDRELDWDLMELPLHDGLRRLVQHLNYVYKSEPALWDLDDTHEGFEWVDFHDADNSVVAFLRRSREEDVIVFAVNATPVVRQGYRLGVPGGGFYREIINTDAETYGGGNVGNMGGFEAEDYPWQGRTHSLMISLPPLAVVAFKLEK
- the epsC gene encoding serine O-acetyltransferase EpsC; its protein translation is MESPTNDAAAELLQTYTEGGGINYLDAAATLPSRPAIEEACVGLMSLMFPGFHGEPLVDSSDLPDVTRSRIRRLHARMKPEISKSFNKLDRDTADSKADEILRWFMSELGQLRQVLWTDVDAAYEGDPAATSYEEVIVAYPAIEAIAIQRMAHLLYEKKVPLIPRLMTEWAHTRTGIDIHPGARIGPHFFIDHGTGVVVGETCEIGARVKLYHAVTLGARSFLKDEHGKIKKGGKRHPTLEDDVTIYPNSTVLGGETVIGARSTIGGNVFLIQSVPPDSLVYYEEKQLQIVPKRRAGARDFTA